The Amphiura filiformis chromosome 15, Afil_fr2py, whole genome shotgun sequence region TGTTTTGTCTAGCTGCATTCCTTATCGTCTCTTGGTGGCTTCGACGACCAAAGCATCTGCCACCAGGACCATGGGGTTGGCCACTGGTTGGATATCTACCAAATCTTGTGATATCTATCTATCGTACTGGACTGACAAACCATGAGTTTCTCGCTAAGTTAGCTCGCAAGTATGGCTCGGTGTTCAGCATGTACTTAGGTGGAAACTTAGTGGTTGTTCTGGACAAGCATGATGCGGTGAAAGAGGCTTTCAACAATCCGGACTTGAGTGATAGACCCGAAGTAGCAATTTATAAGGATTTGGGATTAGGCGAAGGTGAGTATCGGATAAAGATATAATAAAGCTCGTCAACttaacctattttgtgatgttacccaggCATTAAAACCCCTAAGATCACATGATTCTTTGGTAAAAATTAgtccaagcggaacaatttgagaccaatttgatCACAATCGGAGTCATTTTGGATTTGTGTACCCCTTTGGCGACCAACATTTTGCATTTGACCTATTTGCTTGTAACTGTAgatgggtcaaactatactttttctgatacttttttttacaaatacgTTGTTCAGGATAAGAGAGTGCTTAAAAGATCAGGAGCGTACTGGCCAGCGAATGCAATTTGTCCAAATCATGGACttggacttattgctttcctccctcggatcctggagggaaccttggagctagcagcACCATGGAAGTTCATATGCCTCCGTTTGTGATACTCCTTGCGTTGTAAattgatgtaatcccaagttctttgcagctgctttttatgttgtcaagccagcgTTTTGGAGGTCTACCTGTGTCCTGCTATACTACCTACTAGGGCATTTTTAGGGTATCGGTCCTTTGGCATCCGTAcgatgtgtccaaagtagaaGAGTTGTTAGGCTTTGATTTTGTCTATGATTGTGACCTGGCTATTTGTTGTCTCTCTGATTGATCATAAGTCGATCTCTTCTAGAGACTCCCATTATCTTAAACAAGACATCTCGAACACCAATAATCTCCTATCATCTCTTTTCTTGAGCGGCCAAGTTTCTGAGCCATATGTTGCTATTGACAAGATTAACACCTGGTAGAGTTCCATTTTTGTGTCTGTACTGATTTCTTTTGACTTCCATGTTGTGGTTGCATGCTACCCATTGCCAGTCCAATCCTCCATTTGATGTCTTCCGGCCGTACTGGTTGAGTTCTCTGTAATAATTCCTCCCAAGTAGGTGAAGGTTTGAACTTGTTTCAGTTGGTCTCTTCCTATAAAAAAATGGACATTGGGTGGCTGACTTTGTTGATTATCTGAACTTCAGTTTTCACCTTGTTTATAGTGAAGCCAACGTTCTTGCTTTGAGTGCGGACTAGAGTTACAAGTGATTGTAGATCTTTCTCGGCATCTGCCATTAACACAATGTCATCGGCAAACCGCAGGTTGTTGAGGGTTCTGGATCCGCAGGTCCTGGATTACTAAGCTGGTGACTAACTCGAGCAGCATGTTAAACTGTGGCAGTAGGATGCAACTTTGTCTTACTCCTGTGGCGGTCCTGAACCACTGTGATATCTTTATCAACCCTCACTGCACTTGTCGATGTACCGTATGGGGCTAAGAGTCATACTATCTTGTCCAGGTTACCTAGGTGCCTCATTGCTGCCCATGGTCCCTCTTACCACATGGTGTCAAAGGCCTTCTGGTAGACTTGTTCAATATTGGGTATGTCTGGCTTTGTGCCAAATGCTATGAATAAAATATAAGTGATTATCGCTCACATTTAGCAGTGAAATTGAGAATAGAAAATACGAATCGAACATACGTGTCTTGCATGGATACTTAGATTGCATATCACTGGGCATAAGCTGTAAATAATTGAGAAAAAATAGGCATGATAAAGGCATCATAATGATTGAAGGCCATGTGTACTCTTTGACTTTAAAATCCAACCAAGGTGGCTCTTGCTTTATTTCAGCTTTGCTACTGGTGAAATCTTATAAAGTCAAACTTGActcttaaggcgtggggtatgggcgaacttgaagtacaggtatctggagaggggaagcaacgagttaccccaaatcacgggccaaatcacagcggcaggtagtcacagggccgccgagtgcgaatatccATTTATTTTACTCGTGTTTGTTTCAagttttggggcgtttttcccaaatttgatatttttggtgatatttcaaaaaagcgacatgccaaagacaactctttgggcacatagtttgttattgcagttcttttccacatacctacgttaccatttgctttggtgatttactaatattatatattttgtgactgcaatttggcgtttcaatgcgttttaagcttatcatgaaattaacgcgaatatatagtcacgctgcttttagaatttttacctgatcgtcgacgtttgcaggcaacataatgcagattggctcacgatagattcCTCTTTGtaggtcacttgatgataaaattactttgaattccttgtaacaacatacaaatttgcgtAATTGCTAATACGTAgggtcattttaaaatgttggcaCATAGGggtcatttttaaaatatttcactATTTTATGTTAAATTTCGGCACCTCTGGCATGCTGTGCGTTCGAGTTTctctaatattattatttttattttgtcaatTGTTAGGTTTAGTACAAGCATCAGGGGAGCCGTGGAAGCACCAAAGACGTTTTACACTCACCACGTTACGTTCTTTTGGCGTTGGAAAAAGAAGCTTTGAAGAAAATATTGCCGAAGAAGCGAAACACCTATCACAAGAGGTTACCCTTTTAGAAGGGCTGTCTTTTGATCCACAGAGCTATTTAACCAACGCTACAGCTAATGTAATATGCTGTGTTGTTTTTGGTCAACGCTTTGAGTACACCGATTCTACGTTCAGATGTTTGTTGAATACCCTACGTGAGGTTATGGAACTAGCTGGATCGGGTGCTTTGCATATGTTTTTCCCCATAGCCAAGTACTTTCAGCCAACTATTTATAAACGTTTAAAACAGTGCTTGAGCACGTATCATGAGTTTATTGATAATGAAATCGAGAAGCATGAACAAGAGTTTGATGCGGAAAATGATCATAATGATTATATCGATGTTTACCTTAAAGAGATCCAAATGGCTAAAAATTGAATACGGAATCCTTCATTGATCGTCATAACTTAGCGCCTGTAATTGGCGATCTTTTTGGAGCAGGGACTGGCACCACTTCCACCACGCTGCGTTGGGCAATACTCTATATGATGGCCTATCCTGAAATACAGGAAAGGGTTCAAAAGGAGCTCGATTCAGTTGTTGGTAGAAACCGCCTACCAAGACTTGCAGACAAGACCGAATTACCCTTCACGTGTGCAACCCTTCTTGAGATTCAGCGTGTTGGGTCCATTGTCCCTTTAGGAGTTATTCATTACAGTAGAAACGACACCACTCTTGCAGGATACAATATCCCTAAAGGCAGCGTGGTTATATCAAATCTATGGAGCGTTCATCATGACCCGGAAACATGGCCGAATCCGGACCAGTTTAACCCAGAAAGATTTCTGGACGAATATGGTGACGTCATGGACAGGGAGGAATTGACTCCATTTTCTATAGGTACAGCCACCTTTTTGTCAATCTTCATACACTTTCCTTCCTTAATGTTTTGATAGGAATCATGTGAGCGGAGCAAGtaggaaatttgcatatttgtgcATCATTTCTACACCTTTTACAACGTAATATCTCACCATGCAGTGGGGTTTTCCACTTTAAAtttaaaacttttgcaaaatgatatATTAAATTTCACCCGTAAGCTATTAAAATGCTATAGACCCTATACTTTGGTGTGCTATATACCCTACTACTTTGGTGTACCATATTAATGATAAGATTTtgaatattgtgatttaaaaaatagtATTTTGGGGCAAGATTAAGGTTATAGGGATTATAATTAGAGGATGCGAGGCATATCCCTTAGGGATTTTTTTATTATCAATACATTCCAATATTGGCCATATCATAGGTAGAGCTAGGTAGGTAGAATGTTTGATAATAAAtgtcttattttattatttctattTAAATTTCCTGCAGGGCGTCGGATTTGTATTGGTGAGCATCTTGCCAAGATGGCGCTCTTCATCTTTTTTACGCATCTTTTTCATCATTTCACATTCAAGAAACCAGACGGTTCCCCGCCATTTTCCTTTGAAGGAATCAATGGCATTGTCTATTCTCCTCAACCGTTCTTGACTCATGCCTCAAGACGtgaataacccagcaaacacaaaacgtttttaaaacatttgatacAGGTtctattttggttttggtaaaaacgttttaataacattaaaattaatatcgggttataatggtcatgaaaacgtttcaaaacttttagaatgaaaacacactacaaaattgttggtaaaatgtttaaaaaatgtttgcagtaagttatcataaaAGGTTTTTGAATGCTATGAAAACGTTTATGAACAGTCTTATCAGTTACTAATTGCTGGAATGCAGTGGCGACGCCACGGGAGGGGGCATAGGGGGGAAatctccccagtcagaactctttcccccctgtTGCCCCAGGTAAAAACCCAAAAATGTCCTTTGcatcaattttgcgcaaaatttgttgattttgccccctcctGAAATCACTTTTCCCCCTCAATGCCGCGACTGCTTGGAATGACAGTGTATCTAAATGTACATGTAGATACCAATAGTGTAATGGGGGAGGGGGTACTCGAGTACAAATAACCATATGGGGATTGGGAATGGGCGGCAAACATTGGTCGCATTTTTGGTATATCTATGACGTAATAACTCTTCTAGACTAATTTTGTTATATGGATATGGGTCATCTTTCCTAAATTGTCGCTGGGCGGAAAAAACATTTTCActgttactgtaaaattttggtaGAAACCGCCTACCAAGACTTGCAGACAAGACCGAATTACCCTTCACGTGTACAACCCTTCTTGAGATTCAGCGTGTTGGGTCCATTGTCCCTTTAGGCATGTTAGGAGTTATTCATTACAGTAGAAACGACACCACTCTTGCAGGATACAATATCCCTAAAGGCAGCGTGGTTATATCAAATCCCTGGAGCGTTCATCATGACTCAGAAACATGGCCGAATCCGGACCAGTTCAACCCGGAAAGATTTCTGGATGAATATGGTGACGTCATGGATAGGGAGGAATTGACTCCATTTTCTACAGGTATATGAACCATTTTCTCACCATCTTCATACTTTTTTTCTGCAAAATTGTAGGTTAATTATCAACAAAAGTTCTTGTCGAGAGTTCTTGAAACATATCGACAGACATTGTAACTTACTATTGCACATTGCAAATATCTGAGGTAATATACCGACCAAAAAGGGTCAAGAGAAAAGTGCACAGATCTTTTATTGTACTCCAAAGAATACCGGAAAGGTCCAGTTTGACAAGATACTTTAAAAGTATCTGTATAGGTACATGCAAATTCATAATGGTCTTAGGATTGAACCTTGGGGCATTTCACGTCTgatatattaatatttatttcaCGTCTgatatattaatatttatttttacaatattCGCGTATTATTTCTGTTATTACAGGTAGGAAGTTATTAAACAAAGACTGAGTCTTATTTATTTTCTTGGTATATCCTAATTGGTCATTATTTAAATTTACACAGGTCGTCGGGTTTGTATTGGTGAGCATCTTGCTAAGATGgaactcttcatcttctttacgcatcttcttcatcaatacacattcAAGAAACCAGACGACTCACCACCACTTTCTTTTGAAGGAATCAACAGCAGTGTCATCTACTCACCTCAACCGTTCATGACTCATGCCTCAAGACGAGAATAAAAGATGACTGCTtgcttctccgtagtccacttgcccattgtgcatactctggctactgcatttaagcttaaagctccgatttaattaatttgtgcacaattgatagattatCACTTCTGATCTTAGTCACCgtacacctttgttccataaccattaaggtataggacattttttttttttgctatagcccccgaatgaaatgtattttattatgtttgtactcactcaggtagcattgtgtgtgaattttacattcaaACTAAGTGCAaatttttatgggcattttagtgtctaaaatggcccaaaattagggtttttcaatattgccgtccatttctaatcgtcacccccataggctttacatgtaaaataaaaaggctcataaaaatttaatagcacctagttcggacgtaaaattcacacaaaataccttttgagtgattacaaatatgattaaatacttttcattcgggggctatgtggattgtttttaatgtattccttgtacaatgaaatttcactataaaatgtccattggaaacaaaggtgcgtgctccctctgtttgttagcttcccaagtggactacttactttggattgcggttaacatgctTATTAACACAGTTGtcaatggatgagattgtcggatttctggcctactaaaattggccatgatgtaatgcatcctTAAATGGatatggcttgtgattggtcgcccagaacTATGCTACCCTTTGtgctacatggtacacaactatgccgccttttgtgttggcgggaacatgaAACTCTCAGTAGGTGTATGAACGCGTCTTGTATTCCCAGGAtttgtgcttgcggttaaattgcattgacaaacaagtatgattgacagtgtgtgtgttagggactttgcccgttcaaagtcccgtttgaaatgcaatgtacatagtcgatttttaactcgggctttcgcgattaattaACTGGCAGATCCTACAATCAgatttgttcagtattgaagtgccacgGGTGGTAGAATAGACTATATGATGCGCCAACTTCAACCTCCTGCTTTGCTCCTATTCCTTCTCCCTTTTTCCTACTGCACGCTCTTAACCTCCTTCTGCATGCTTCCTTCCCTCTTTGCTtgctttgctatttcttactataGGATAAAGGTTGTAGGTACAGGTGGCATTACCATCAGCCCACCTGTCCCTAATCGCCTCTCTGTAGTTACCCAACCCCACGTTCTCGAAGATTGCATGTCAATCGCGTATCACCTGTTACGGCTCAGAACTTTTTCTGAGTTAACAGACGGGGCTCTGGGGGCAGTGGACTGTAGCCTGATAGGTTATTGGAGTAGCCTAGATGACTGCAGGACACTGCTTTGTCTGCATCCATCGTGAGACTAAGGGTGAGGTAACCCGGACTTCAACCTCTACTGACAACTCGCCCAGCCAGCGTGTCAGTATATGGCTAAAACCCAAAGAATCAATATGGAAGTGAAAGTAAAAAGAGGCCGTAATGCCCGAGGCCAATACGGGCGCAACCACCAGAGAAAAGATGGTTGCAGATTGCCCAGTCATGACTCGGAAGCCAACACTTCGTATGACGTTTTGCAGCCAAAGCCGAAAGGACGCTGCAAGATTGATGAGAGCCATATGAGTGGGCAAAGAAGTATTAATATATGTACATATAATACCAGAACTTTAAGGACCGAAGAATCTCTGGAATCACTTATAGATGAACTGAGAGATCTCAAGTGGGACATTATAGGACTGTCAGAGACAAAGCGTGCTGGAGAGGGCATTGAAGAATTGAAAGGAGGAGCATGGCTTTATAGTCATGGGAAAACTGAGGACAACAGGAATGCGAAAGGAATTGGATTCATGATCCATCCAAAATTCAAAGACTATATCAAAGAAATAAAATACTACTCAAATAGAGTTGTTTCACTTAATGTACAACTGACAGCAAACAATCACCTATGTGTAGTGCAAGTGTATGCACCTACCAGCGAATATGAGGATGAAGCAGTAGAAGAAATGTATGAGGATGTGAGTAAGGCGATGGAAGAAAGTAGAGCAACCTACACCATAGTAATGGGAGATTTCAACGCCAAGATAGGTAGACGTCAATCCGGAGAGGAATCAATCATGGGAAGGTATGGAATTGGCGAAAGAAACAGAAGAGGAGAGATGCTACTTGTATATGCTACACAACAAAACCTGGTTATTGCCAACACTttcttcaaaaagaaagaaaacagataCTGGACATGGGAAAGCCCAGGAGGAAAGATCAGGAATCAGACTGATTTTGTACTAAGTAGCCAGAGAGGCATACTACAGAATTGTGAAGTGATCACGAATGTGGACATTGGCAGCGATCACAGGATGATTAGAGCTAAGATACTACTGAACAAGAAACTGGCAAGACTCAAATTCATCAAGAATTCTAAAAAGACCAAACTAAATATAATGCGGCTGAAAGAAAGGAGGGAAGAATTTCAACTAACACTCAAGAATCGATTCACAGCACTGGATATGGAAGATATGGATATGGACTCGAGATCTACACTTATATCCAGCATAGTGACAGAGGCTGCTGAAGAGATAGCACCACAAGaaagaacaaagaaacaaaaaaccaAAGAAGATATTGAGATTGAGGAGCTAGATATTAAAAGAAAGATACTCAGAGAAATCATAGACAAAACTACTACTCAGAAAGTAGAGTACAAGGAAACTGTGAAGGAAGTTAGAAAGAAGAGACGTCAGAGAAGTAGAAGAAAACGAAGAGAACACATTGAGTCCATCCTAGAAAGTGGTAAAGGACCAAAACAGATGTCCAAAATGAACAGTAAGAAAACTAGAATCAGCCAGATGAAAGACAAAAATGGTATTCCTACATCTAGTAGAGAAGAAATACTCAATATCTGTGCAGAGTTTTACCAAGACCTATATAGCTCTCATTCTAACCAAAGTAAACCAAACTTCCTGTCTCCAGATCAAACAGACATACCAAATGTAACTGTTAGAGAAGTAGAGACAgcagtaaaacaaatgaaagacaacaaaaCACCTGGCACTGATGATATATCCAGTGACGTGTATAAGATAGGAGGTGCGGAAATCATCACTCAATTGACAAGACTTTACAACCAAATATTGACAGAAAAGAAGATACCAGCCGCCTGGAAGGAAGCCAAGATTATTCTTCTACATAAGAAAGGAGATAAAGAGGATATCAAAACTACCGACCTATTAGTCTGCTTTCACATGCATATAAAATCTTCACACGACTCATTCAGAATAGAATCAAGATAATATTGGATGAGAATCAACCTAGAGAGCAGGCAGGTTTCAGAGAGGGCTTTTCAACAACTGATCATCTGCATGCTTTGAACCAACTGATTGAGAAAGCAAATGAGTATCAGCTGAAGCTTTGTATAGGCTATATAGATtatgagaaagcttttgattcggtggaaCATAGTGATCTATTTGCAGCCTTAAGGAGGATTGGAGTTAACGAAGGGTATGTTAAGATTCTAGAAGAGATCTACACAAACGCCACAGCTACAATCCACATAGATAAGGATGTCTCCAAGCCTATccacatacagagggagtacggcaaggggacacaatctctccaaaaatattcacaactgcaatggagcaaattttcaaacaactagATTTAGAAGAAAGAGGCATCAACATTGATGGAGAATGGTTAACTGACCTGaggtttgcagatgatgtagccCTTACATCACCATCAGTCAAAGAATTAGAAGTTCAGCtaaatagtttgaacactgaGAGCAGGAAAATTGGACTAAAAATGCACAAAGGGAAAAcgaaatacatgaccaactttgacactagagagtccattgaaattgacaacgaaccgattgagaaagtagatagttacaagtatctgggcaagacagtcaaaatggaggacaacacaagagaggaagtTTTATtgagaatcaaggctggctggtgtTGTTTTGGCAGGTACAAAGACATCCTTTGTGACAAAAAGCTACCAATGACATTGAGGAGGCGTATGTACGATCAATGTGTGTTACCAACCATGACTTACGGCGCTGAAACCTGGTCGACTACCAAAGATCTGGAACAAAAACTCACCACGTATGTTAAACATAACTTTACGTGACAAAATcagaaacagtgacataagaagtaaaacgggagtcaaagacatcatgcAAAGGATTGGggaagcaaaatggagatgggcgggacatgtggcaagaaaaacgacaacagatggacaaaaagagtcaccgagtggcaaccaagaacaggaaagcgtagaagaggaaggcaaagacgaagatggcgagacgacttaacagcatatagaggcaccacttgggcaagggatgcgcaagacagacagaaatggaagattcttgaagagggcttcatactacagaggatgaaacagcctaggtgaggtgaagtgccattatagttatgccattatgatttGTTGCAT contains the following coding sequences:
- the LOC140171094 gene encoding uncharacterized protein, producing the protein MEVKVKRGRNARGQYGRNHQRKDGCRLPSHDSEANTSYDVLQPKPKGRCKIDESHMSGQRSINICTYNTRTLRTEESLESLIDELRDLKWDIIGLSETKRAGEGIEELKGGAWLYSHGKTEDNRNAKGIGFMIHPKFKDYIKEIKYYSNRVVSLNVQLTANNHLCVVQVYAPTSEYEDEAVEEMYEDVSKAMEESRATYTIVMGDFNAKIGRRQSGEESIMGRYGIGERNRRGEMLLVYATQQNLVIANTFFKKKENRYWTWESPGGKIRNQTDFVLSSQRGILQNCEVITNVDIGSDHRMIRAKILLNKKLARLKFIKNSKKTKLNIMRLKERREEFQLTLKNRFTALDMEDMDMDSRSTLISSIVTEAAEEIAPQERTKKQKTKEDIEIEELDIKRKILREIIDKTTTQKVEYKETVKEVRKKRRQRSRRKRREHIESILESGKGPKQMSKMNSKKTRISQMKDKNGIPTSSREEILNICAEFYQDLYSSHSNQSKPNFLSPDQTDIPNVTVREVETAVKQMKDNKTPGTDDISSDVYKIGGAEIITQLTRLYNQILTEKKIPAAWKEAKIILLHKKGDKEDIKTTDLLVCFHMHIKSSHDSFRIESR
- the LOC140171093 gene encoding LOW QUALITY PROTEIN: cytochrome P450 2J2-like (The sequence of the model RefSeq protein was modified relative to this genomic sequence to represent the inferred CDS: deleted 2 bases in 1 codon), encoding MAFGIASLDIQTALFCLAAFLIVSWWLRRPKHLPPGPWGWPLVGYLPNLVISIYRTGLTNHEFLAKLARKYGSVFSMYLGGNLVVVLDKHDAVKEAFNNPDLSDRPEVAIYKDLGLGEGLVQASGEPWKHQRRFTLTTLRSFGVGKRSFEENIAEEAKHLSQEVTLLEGLSFDPQSYLTNATANVICCVVFGQRFEYTDSTFRCLLNTLREVMELAGSGALHMFFPIAKYFQPTIYKRLKQCLSTYHEFIDNEIEKHEQEFDAENDHNDYIDVYLKEIQMAKLNTESFIDRHNLAPVIGDLFGAGTGTTSTTLRWAILYMMAYPEIQERVQKELDSVVGRNRLPRLADKTELPFTCATLLEIQRVGSIVPLGVIHYSRNDTTLAGYNIPKGSVVISNLWSVHHDPETWPNPDQFNPERFLDEYGDVMDREELTPFSIGRRICIGEHLAKMALFIFFTHLFHHFTFKKPDGSPPFSFEGINGIVYSPQPFLTHASRREYFGRNRLPRLADKTELPFTCTTLLEIQRVGSIVPLGMLGVIHYSRNDTTLAGYNIPKGSVVISNPWSVHHDSETWPNPDQFNPERFLDEYGDVMDREELTPFSTGRRVCIGEHLAKMELFIFFTHLLHQYTFKKPDDSPPLSFEGINSSVIYSPQPFMTHASRRE